A section of the Ornithinimicrobium sufpigmenti genome encodes:
- a CDS encoding glutamate ABC transporter substrate-binding protein, with amino-acid sequence MRSTHFRIPALAAVAALTLAACGNGNGDDGDGGSTGGGEGGDLPFGDSITIGTKIDQPGTGILIEGEYQGMDVGVAREVASRLGYEEDDISWQESPTPQREDMLVNGTVDMIAATYSITDERKERVQFAGPYFVAGQDLLVKNESDIEGPEDLDGRTLCSVAGSTPAERIAEEYADLDIDLSTYDTYTLCMEALAADRVDALTTDDVILAGYAAQEQWAGQFRVTGNTFSEELFGIGLNQDSEACEQVNEIIAEMWEDGTMESIIEDNLGDYTPSDANPPEAGGHCA; translated from the coding sequence ATGCGTAGCACTCACTTCCGCATCCCGGCCCTCGCCGCGGTCGCGGCCCTCACCCTGGCCGCCTGCGGCAACGGCAACGGCGACGACGGCGACGGCGGCAGCACGGGCGGCGGCGAGGGCGGCGACCTGCCCTTCGGCGACAGCATCACCATCGGCACCAAGATCGACCAGCCCGGCACCGGCATCCTCATCGAGGGTGAGTACCAGGGGATGGACGTCGGCGTCGCCCGCGAGGTCGCCAGCCGGCTGGGCTACGAGGAGGACGACATCAGCTGGCAGGAGTCCCCCACCCCGCAGCGGGAGGACATGCTGGTCAACGGCACCGTCGACATGATCGCCGCGACGTACTCCATCACCGACGAGCGCAAGGAGCGCGTGCAGTTCGCCGGCCCCTACTTCGTCGCCGGCCAGGATCTGCTGGTCAAGAACGAGAGCGACATCGAGGGCCCCGAGGACCTCGACGGCCGCACCCTGTGCTCCGTCGCGGGCTCCACCCCCGCCGAGCGGATCGCCGAGGAGTACGCCGACCTGGACATCGACCTGTCCACCTACGACACCTACACCCTGTGCATGGAGGCCCTGGCTGCCGACCGCGTCGACGCGCTGACCACCGACGATGTGATCCTGGCGGGGTATGCCGCGCAGGAGCAGTGGGCGGGCCAGTTCCGGGTGACCGGCAACACGTTCAGCGAGGAGCTGTTCGGCATCGGCCTCAACCAGGACAGCGAGGCCTGCGAGCAGGTCAACGAGATCATCGCCGAGATGTGGGAGGACGGGACGATGGAGAGCATCATCGAGGACAACCTCGGCGACTACACCCCCAGCGACGCCAACCCGCCGGAGGCTGGCGGCCACTGCGCCTGA
- a CDS encoding amino acid ABC transporter permease — MQDIPELIERFDFVQGFGLVLWLTLWSAFWALLLGTMLAIMRLVPIRTLNVVGGFLVQALRNTPLTLIILSSNVILWVQLGLELGPDSVTNNIRLAILSLSVYHAAFVCEALRSGVNTIPLGQAEAARSIGLTFSQSLRHVILPQAFRGAITPLGNVLIALTKNTTVAAVIGVGVVSLSMRRAIEFRPDVLFLIFLIVAVGFVLITLPMGMLTSWASQKYAVRR; from the coding sequence ATGCAGGACATCCCGGAGCTGATCGAACGCTTCGACTTCGTCCAGGGTTTCGGCCTGGTGCTGTGGCTGACCCTGTGGAGCGCCTTCTGGGCGCTGCTCCTGGGCACCATGCTGGCCATCATGCGCCTGGTGCCGATCAGGACGCTCAACGTCGTGGGCGGCTTCCTTGTCCAGGCGCTGCGAAACACACCGCTGACCCTGATCATCCTGTCCTCCAACGTCATCCTGTGGGTTCAGCTGGGGCTGGAGCTGGGACCGGACTCCGTGACGAACAACATCCGGCTGGCGATCCTGAGCCTGTCGGTCTACCACGCGGCGTTCGTGTGCGAGGCCCTGCGCAGCGGCGTCAACACGATCCCGCTCGGCCAGGCCGAGGCGGCACGCTCGATCGGACTGACCTTCTCGCAGAGCCTGCGGCACGTCATTCTCCCCCAGGCCTTCCGCGGCGCCATCACCCCGCTGGGCAATGTGCTCATCGCGCTGACCAAGAACACCACCGTGGCAGCCGTCATCGGTGTCGGCGTCGTGTCGCTGTCCATGCGGCGGGCCATCGAGTTCCGACCCGACGTGCTCTTCCTGATCTTCCTCATCGTCGCCGTCGGTTTCGTGCTCATCACCCTGCCCATGGGGATGCTCACCAGCTGGGCCTCCCAGAAGTATGCGGTGCGCCGATGA
- a CDS encoding amino acid ABC transporter permease — protein sequence MSSANVLFDAPGPRARRIHLISSVVGGLVIAAVLAWFLWTLWGLEQITPPRWEPIFGSEAWIYYLLPGIRATILAAIFSITIAFAIALVAAMCRMSDNRVLRWTSMLFIEFFRAVPVLIMMIFALTFVTAYTPVPVQQRPLVAVVIGLVFYNGAVMAEVIRNGVASLPAGQREAGLSIGLNPTQVRRMILVPQALTAMLPALVSQMVVVLKDSALGYFILYPELLISARQMGSRFGNTTVAFLTAAVLFILINYAVTVLAERLEKRLRKSGRAVRAKDTGYGPSMDVTAAEAELEGPQARAPDLRPGHRP from the coding sequence ATGAGCAGCGCGAACGTCCTCTTCGACGCCCCCGGGCCCCGCGCCAGGCGGATCCACCTCATCAGCTCGGTGGTCGGCGGTCTGGTCATCGCGGCGGTCCTGGCCTGGTTCCTCTGGACCCTGTGGGGGCTGGAGCAGATCACGCCGCCGCGGTGGGAACCGATCTTCGGCTCCGAGGCGTGGATCTACTACCTGCTGCCCGGCATCCGGGCCACCATCCTGGCGGCCATCTTCTCCATCACCATCGCCTTCGCGATCGCGCTCGTGGCAGCGATGTGCAGGATGTCGGACAACCGGGTGCTGCGGTGGACCTCCATGCTCTTCATCGAGTTCTTCCGCGCCGTCCCGGTGCTGATCATGATGATCTTCGCGCTGACCTTCGTCACGGCCTACACTCCGGTCCCCGTCCAGCAGCGGCCACTCGTCGCGGTGGTCATCGGGCTGGTCTTCTACAACGGCGCGGTGATGGCCGAGGTCATCCGCAACGGCGTGGCCTCCCTCCCGGCCGGCCAGCGGGAGGCAGGTCTGTCCATCGGGCTGAACCCGACCCAGGTGCGCCGGATGATCCTGGTGCCGCAGGCGCTGACCGCCATGCTCCCGGCGCTGGTCAGCCAGATGGTGGTCGTGCTGAAGGACAGCGCTCTGGGCTACTTCATCCTCTACCCCGAGCTGCTCATCTCCGCCCGGCAGATGGGCAGCCGGTTCGGCAACACGACGGTGGCCTTCCTTACCGCCGCGGTGCTGTTCATCCTCATCAACTACGCCGTGACGGTGCTGGCCGAGCGGCTGGAGAAGCGGCTGCGCAAGAGCGGCCGGGCGGTCCGTGCCAAGGACACCGGCTACGGCCCGTCGATGGACGTCACGGCGGCGGAAGCTGAGCTGGAGGGCCCACAGGCTCGGGCGCCGGATCTTCGGCCCGGCCACCGTCCTTGA